A single window of Camelus dromedarius isolate mCamDro1 chromosome 20, mCamDro1.pat, whole genome shotgun sequence DNA harbors:
- the COLEC10 gene encoding collectin-10 isoform X5 — protein MGPKGIKGDLGDIGDQGNIGKTGPIGKKGDKGEKGLPGIPGGKGKAGTVCDCGRYRKVVGQLDISVARLKTSMRFVKNVIAGIRETEEKFYYIVQEEKNYRESLTHCRIRGGMLAMPKDEAANTLLADYVSKSGFFRVFIGVNDLEREGQYVFTDNTPLQNYSNWKEGEPSDPYGHEDCVEMLSSGRWNDTECHLTMYFVCEFVKKKR, from the exons ATGGGGCCCAAAG GAATTAAGGGAGATCTGGGTGATATCGGAGACCAGGGCAACATTGGCAAGACTGGGCCCATTGGCAAGAAGG GtgacaaaggggaaaagggtttACCTGGGATACCTGGAGGAAAAGGCAAAGCAG GTACCGTCTGTGATTGTGGGAGATACCGGAAAGTTGTTGGACAGCTGGACATCAGTGTGGCTCGCCTTAAGACATCGATGAGGTTTGTCAAGAATG TCATAGCAGGGATTAGGGAAACCGAAGAGAAATTCTACTACATCGTGCAGGAGGAGAAGAACTACCGGGAATCCCTGACCCACTGCCGGATCCGGGGAGGGATGCTGGCCATGCCCAAGGACGAAGCTGCCAACACGCTCCTCGCTGACTACGTCTCCAAGAGTGGTTTCTTCCGGGTGTTCATCGGGGTGAATGACCTTGAGAGGGAGGGCCAGTACGTGTTCACGGACAACACGCCACTGCAGAACTACAGCAACTGGAAGGAGGGTGAGCCCAGCGACCCCTACGGTCACGAGGACTGTGTGGAAATGCTGAGCTCGGGCAGGTGGAATGACACCGAGTGCCATCTTACCATGTACTTTGTCTGTGagtttgtgaaaaagaaaaggtaa